A single window of Usitatibacter rugosus DNA harbors:
- a CDS encoding TlpA family protein disulfide reductase, whose amino-acid sequence MNPRLIFAIVGILALLAGTALYLGTPRTPAGPVPVVSDAAPGAIVATRFSDRQGQAHTLGEFQGRVVVLNFWATWCAPCREEMPGFSRLQERWKDRGVRFVGVSDEERAKVDRFAGGMQIAYPLWTGDAEVMELSRRLGNRLGVLPHTVLLDGDGRVLESRIGIYPEKLLEERLAAIVGKSR is encoded by the coding sequence GTGAATCCCCGGCTGATCTTCGCGATCGTCGGCATCCTGGCGCTCCTCGCCGGCACCGCCCTCTACCTCGGCACGCCGCGAACACCGGCCGGCCCCGTTCCCGTCGTGTCCGACGCGGCTCCGGGCGCGATCGTCGCGACCCGCTTCTCGGATCGCCAGGGCCAGGCCCACACCCTCGGCGAGTTCCAGGGACGCGTCGTGGTCCTCAACTTCTGGGCCACGTGGTGTGCCCCCTGCCGCGAGGAGATGCCGGGCTTCTCCCGGCTCCAGGAGCGCTGGAAGGATCGGGGGGTGCGGTTCGTGGGCGTCTCCGACGAGGAGCGCGCGAAGGTCGACCGATTCGCGGGCGGCATGCAGATCGCCTATCCGCTCTGGACGGGCGACGCGGAGGTCATGGAGCTCTCCAGGCGGCTGGGGAACCGACTGGGCGTACTGCCCCATACCGTATTATTGGATGGCGACGGACGCGTCCTGGAGAGCCGGATCGGCATCTACCCGGAAAAGCTGCTGGAAGAGCGCCTCGCAGCAATCGTCGGGAAATCCCGCTAA
- the accB gene encoding acetyl-CoA carboxylase biotin carboxyl carrier protein encodes MDLRKLKKLIDLVQESGIGEIEITEGEEKVRISRQPAGQPVIMTTGMQPMMGGQMPAPAAAAAPVAPPAPPEPTGHTLKSPMVGTFYRAPSPGSPSFVEVGQAVTKGQTLCIIEAMKLLNEIECDVSGKVKAILVENGQPVEYGQPLFVIE; translated from the coding sequence ATGGACCTGAGGAAGCTGAAGAAGCTGATCGACCTGGTGCAGGAGTCGGGCATCGGCGAGATCGAGATCACCGAGGGCGAGGAGAAGGTCCGGATCAGCCGCCAGCCGGCCGGACAGCCCGTCATCATGACCACGGGGATGCAGCCGATGATGGGCGGGCAGATGCCTGCACCGGCTGCCGCGGCTGCGCCGGTCGCACCGCCGGCACCGCCCGAGCCCACCGGCCACACGCTCAAGTCGCCGATGGTCGGGACGTTCTACCGCGCCCCGTCGCCCGGCTCCCCCTCGTTCGTCGAGGTGGGCCAAGCCGTGACCAAGGGCCAGACGCTCTGCATCATCGAGGCCATGAAGCTGCTGAACGAGATCGAGTGCGACGTTTCCGGGAAAGTGAAGGCGATCCTGGTCGAGAACGGGCAGCCCGTGGAGTACGGTCAACCCTTGTTCGTGATCGAGTGA
- a CDS encoding CDP-6-deoxy-delta-3,4-glucoseen reductase, with product MPETAAREAHTVRLEPSGHTFTVNPGETILEAALRQGVGLPYGCRNGACGACKGTLKSGEIEYGEHQERAIRPEEKAAGKALTCVVKPLTDVVYELRELTGAKDLQIRTLPARVEKVETPAEDVRVLYLKLPAAERMQFLAGQYIDILMKDGKRRSFSMANAPHDDQFLQLHIRKAPGGAFSKYVFEEMKERAILRFEGPLGTFYLREDSDKPAIFVAGGTGFAPIKAVIEHMFHNKMDREIVLYWGARSKSDLYLPDLPPKWAAEHPNFSYIPVLSEPKPEDQWTGRTGFVHQAVLDDFPSLSGYQVYACGAPAMTDVAKDSFLSQRELPEDEFFCDAFTYSVDPKK from the coding sequence GTGCCAGAAACCGCAGCGCGCGAAGCCCATACCGTCCGACTCGAACCGAGCGGGCACACCTTCACGGTCAATCCCGGCGAGACGATCCTCGAGGCGGCATTGCGCCAGGGTGTCGGCTTGCCGTACGGCTGCCGCAACGGGGCCTGCGGCGCGTGCAAGGGGACGCTCAAGTCGGGCGAGATCGAATACGGCGAGCACCAGGAACGCGCCATCCGCCCGGAGGAGAAAGCCGCGGGCAAGGCGCTCACCTGCGTGGTGAAGCCGCTCACCGACGTGGTCTACGAGCTGCGCGAGCTCACGGGCGCCAAGGACCTGCAGATCCGCACGCTGCCGGCGCGCGTCGAGAAGGTGGAGACCCCGGCGGAGGACGTGCGCGTTCTCTATCTCAAGCTGCCCGCGGCCGAGCGGATGCAGTTCCTCGCGGGCCAGTACATCGACATCCTCATGAAGGACGGCAAGCGGCGCAGCTTCTCCATGGCCAACGCGCCGCATGACGACCAGTTCCTCCAGCTCCACATCCGCAAGGCTCCCGGCGGGGCGTTCTCCAAGTACGTGTTCGAGGAGATGAAGGAGCGCGCGATCCTGCGCTTCGAGGGCCCGCTTGGCACGTTCTACCTGCGCGAGGATTCCGACAAGCCCGCGATCTTCGTCGCCGGCGGCACCGGCTTCGCGCCGATCAAGGCCGTGATCGAGCACATGTTCCACAACAAGATGGACCGCGAGATCGTCCTCTACTGGGGAGCGCGCTCGAAGTCCGATCTCTACCTGCCGGACCTTCCGCCGAAGTGGGCCGCCGAGCACCCGAATTTCTCGTACATCCCGGTGCTCTCGGAGCCGAAGCCCGAGGACCAGTGGACCGGCCGCACGGGCTTCGTCCACCAGGCCGTGCTCGACGACTTTCCGTCGCTCTCGGGCTACCAGGTCTACGCGTGCGGCGCTCCGGCGATGACCGACGTCGCCAAGGATTCGTTCCTCTCGCAGCGGGAGCTGCCGGAGGACGAGTTCTTCTGCGATGCGTTCACCTACTCCGTCGATCCGAAGAAATAA
- a CDS encoding CBS domain-containing protein gives MTREYSPIPLSSLAPAARLPEPELLERVSLDDPAFAVLTDLTQVTPATIGPDRSIDHAHAMMLERRVRLLFVVGADRFVVGVLTSTDLLSEKPMRFVQERGGTRSDVLVADIMTPFERMDSIDMQDVAQMRVGHIVATLKFVGRQHLLAADEGGRRLRGLFSTSRIAKQLGVELSTEDIAQTFAEIEAALAH, from the coding sequence ATGACGCGCGAGTACTCCCCGATTCCCCTCTCTTCCCTGGCTCCGGCCGCGCGCTTGCCGGAACCGGAGCTGCTGGAGCGGGTCAGCCTCGACGATCCTGCCTTCGCGGTCCTCACCGACCTGACACAGGTCACGCCGGCGACCATCGGCCCCGACCGCAGCATCGACCACGCGCACGCGATGATGCTCGAGCGGCGCGTGCGCCTGCTCTTCGTCGTGGGCGCGGATCGCTTCGTGGTGGGCGTCCTCACGTCCACGGACCTGCTGAGCGAGAAGCCGATGCGCTTCGTGCAGGAGCGCGGCGGCACGCGCTCCGACGTGCTCGTCGCGGACATCATGACGCCCTTCGAGCGCATGGATTCCATCGACATGCAGGACGTCGCGCAGATGCGCGTGGGCCACATCGTCGCCACGCTGAAGTTCGTGGGCCGCCAGCACCTGCTCGCCGCGGACGAAGGCGGGCGGCGGCTGCGCGGGCTCTTCTCCACCTCGCGCATCGCGAAGCAGCTCGGCGTGGAGCTCTCGACCGAGGACATCGCCCAGACGTTTGCCGAGATCGAAGCGGCCCTCGCCCACTAA
- the prmA gene encoding 50S ribosomal protein L11 methyltransferase translates to MAWQRVSLVVEGRFAEAIAEALEQSGAVSSDIADADAGTPQESALFAEPGADAPMWPRCRVSALFAESIDASQAIREALEAAGADTLEAASLDRLDDRDWVRETQRQFEPIRAGERLWIVPTWHTPPEPGAVNLVLDPGAAFGTGSHPTTRLCLAWLEQRIRAGDTVLDYGCGSGILAIAAALLGAGSVAAVDIDPLALEAARYNSERNNVSLDLRPAHQTLPSRYRVTVANILANPLRMLAPLLSAHTEPGGSIALSGILAEQAASVIEAYAPWCELAVAGEEQGWVLVAGARR, encoded by the coding sequence GTGGCCTGGCAACGCGTCTCGCTCGTCGTCGAAGGCCGCTTCGCGGAAGCGATCGCCGAGGCGCTCGAGCAATCGGGCGCGGTCTCCTCCGACATCGCCGACGCCGACGCGGGCACGCCGCAGGAGTCGGCGCTGTTCGCCGAGCCGGGCGCAGACGCTCCGATGTGGCCCCGTTGCCGCGTGAGCGCGCTCTTCGCCGAATCGATCGACGCTTCCCAGGCGATCCGCGAGGCGCTCGAGGCCGCGGGCGCAGACACTTTGGAAGCCGCCTCCCTCGACCGCCTCGACGACCGCGACTGGGTGCGCGAGACACAGCGCCAGTTCGAGCCGATCCGCGCCGGCGAGCGGCTCTGGATCGTGCCGACGTGGCATACGCCTCCGGAGCCCGGCGCCGTGAACCTCGTGCTCGACCCGGGTGCGGCCTTCGGCACCGGCAGCCATCCCACCACGCGCCTCTGCCTGGCGTGGCTCGAGCAGCGCATCCGCGCGGGCGACACGGTGCTGGACTACGGCTGCGGCTCCGGGATCCTCGCGATCGCCGCCGCGCTGCTGGGCGCGGGTTCGGTCGCCGCCGTCGACATCGATCCGCTCGCGCTCGAAGCGGCACGCTACAATTCCGAGCGAAACAATGTCTCGCTCGACCTGCGCCCCGCGCACCAGACCCTGCCCTCGCGCTACCGCGTGACCGTCGCCAACATCCTCGCCAACCCGCTGCGCATGCTGGCGCCGCTGCTCTCCGCGCACACCGAGCCCGGCGGCTCGATCGCGCTCTCGGGCATCCTCGCCGAGCAGGCCGCATCCGTGATCGAAGCGTATGCGCCGTGGTGCGAGCTCGCGGTCGCGGGCGAAGAGCAGGGCTGGGTGCTCGTCGCGGGCGCTCGCCGGTGA
- a CDS encoding heme biosynthesis HemY N-terminal domain-containing protein, which produces MRFALWSVLLVAVAVGLGMLLVSSTGYVVIVAAPYRIELSLNLLVLLVLGGYLAFYFATRMVSTLLQIPARVAAYREERARARNRQSLNEALLAFFQGRYASAEKSAANALGADETKGVAAIIAARSAHELGRFTEREQFLDHAKGSNAPEVDQARLTTLADLLVSQGRFEEALAVLKDLSARDARNLRLLRLRLQAEQATRRWDEMLETVGALLKLGGTTPAEAAGARRTAHLGNLNRKAQDAAALSAYWKQIPSDVRLDPTLAATAARFHLALGGNEAAQEIIERALENDWNAGLVALYGEAAGADALPQIERAEKWLRTHARDPALLLALGKLCMRQALWGKAQSYIEASLALEPTHDGHMTLAALMERLGKPQEAVRHFRRSAELAG; this is translated from the coding sequence ATGCGATTCGCACTCTGGTCCGTCCTCCTCGTCGCCGTCGCGGTGGGCCTCGGCATGCTGCTGGTGAGCTCCACGGGCTACGTGGTGATCGTGGCCGCTCCTTATCGCATCGAGCTGTCGCTGAACCTCCTGGTGCTGCTCGTCCTGGGCGGCTACCTCGCCTTCTACTTCGCCACGCGCATGGTGAGCACGCTGCTGCAGATCCCGGCGCGCGTGGCCGCCTATCGCGAGGAGCGCGCGCGGGCCCGCAACCGCCAGTCGCTGAACGAGGCGCTGCTCGCGTTCTTCCAGGGGCGCTATGCCTCCGCGGAGAAGAGCGCGGCCAACGCGCTGGGCGCGGACGAAACGAAGGGCGTGGCGGCGATCATCGCGGCGCGCAGCGCGCACGAGCTCGGCCGCTTCACCGAACGCGAGCAGTTCCTCGACCACGCGAAGGGCAGCAACGCGCCCGAGGTCGACCAGGCGCGCCTCACCACGCTGGCCGACCTCCTCGTGTCGCAGGGACGCTTCGAGGAAGCGCTCGCCGTACTGAAGGATCTTTCGGCGCGCGATGCACGCAACCTCCGCCTGCTGCGGCTTCGCCTGCAGGCCGAGCAAGCCACGCGGCGCTGGGACGAGATGCTGGAGACGGTGGGTGCGCTCCTCAAGCTCGGCGGCACCACGCCGGCGGAAGCGGCCGGCGCCCGGCGCACGGCTCACCTCGGCAACCTCAATCGCAAGGCGCAGGACGCCGCGGCGCTCTCGGCCTACTGGAAGCAGATCCCCTCGGATGTGAGGCTCGATCCCACGCTTGCCGCCACGGCCGCGCGCTTCCACCTCGCCCTCGGCGGCAACGAGGCGGCGCAGGAAATCATCGAGCGCGCGCTGGAGAACGACTGGAATGCCGGCCTCGTGGCGCTCTACGGCGAGGCGGCGGGCGCCGATGCGCTGCCGCAGATCGAGCGCGCGGAGAAGTGGCTGCGCACGCACGCACGCGATCCCGCGCTGCTGCTGGCGCTGGGCAAGCTCTGCATGCGCCAGGCCCTGTGGGGCAAGGCGCAAAGCTACATCGAGGCGAGCCTCGCGCTCGAGCCCACGCACGACGGACACATGACGCTGGCAGCTTTGATGGAACGGCTGGGCAAGCCGCAGGAAGCGGTGCGCCACTTCCGGCGCAGCGCCGAGCTCGCGGGGTAG
- a CDS encoding zinc-ribbon and DUF3426 domain-containing protein, producing MLITTCTHCLARFRVTPGQLNLKQGQVRCGHCNQVFSGFEALERFPDDDTGTRILAARAAASSTPVPDGVQVHPSIIPESLPELDDDDGLPIVPPAAVHLEPIPLPDPDPEPPPLVTAPARPTEPARSRGGRMNLLSITYDPSPTRKLSRTWVFGCALLGVLLAVEVIYAFRAHVAQSYPVTRPWLESACARVGCRVPWVNDPQLLKLEDSELLEVPGRPTEIALGARIRNLATTAQEYPHLELTLTDLSGQAAARRVLRPADYLARAPASTDVLAAGSEISIQLRLETPTIKPTGYELLLFYP from the coding sequence ATGCTGATTACCACCTGCACGCATTGCCTCGCGCGCTTCCGCGTGACGCCGGGCCAGCTGAATCTCAAGCAGGGCCAGGTGCGATGCGGGCACTGCAACCAGGTGTTCAGCGGCTTCGAAGCCCTCGAGCGCTTTCCCGACGACGACACGGGCACGCGCATCCTCGCGGCGCGCGCGGCCGCGTCCTCGACACCGGTTCCGGACGGGGTCCAGGTGCACCCGTCGATCATTCCCGAGTCGCTGCCGGAGCTCGACGACGACGACGGCCTGCCGATCGTCCCGCCCGCGGCCGTCCACCTCGAGCCGATTCCCCTGCCCGATCCGGATCCGGAGCCGCCGCCGCTCGTGACGGCGCCCGCGCGCCCGACGGAACCTGCGCGTTCCCGGGGCGGCCGCATGAACCTGCTCTCGATCACCTACGATCCGTCGCCCACGCGAAAGCTCTCGCGCACCTGGGTCTTCGGATGCGCGCTGCTGGGGGTGCTGCTGGCGGTGGAGGTGATCTACGCGTTCCGCGCCCACGTCGCGCAGAGCTATCCGGTCACGCGCCCCTGGCTGGAATCGGCCTGTGCGCGGGTCGGATGCCGCGTCCCGTGGGTCAACGATCCGCAGCTGCTGAAGCTCGAGGACTCGGAGCTGCTCGAGGTGCCGGGGCGCCCGACGGAGATCGCGCTCGGGGCTCGCATCCGCAACCTCGCCACGACCGCGCAGGAGTATCCGCACCTGGAGCTCACGCTCACCGATCTCTCGGGCCAGGCGGCCGCGCGGCGCGTGCTGCGCCCGGCGGACTATCTCGCGCGGGCGCCCGCTTCGACGGATGTGCTCGCCGCGGGCTCGGAGATCTCCATCCAGCTGCGGCTCGAGACGCCGACGATCAAGCCGACCGGCTACGAGCTGCTGCTGTTCTACCCGTGA
- a CDS encoding acyl-CoA synthetase, with protein MTDRYRETYLGFRWQVPPRYNIAQSACRRWSSDPARPALLWEDESGATASLTFAQLLAQANRLSNALAALGVARGDRVAILLPQRLETAVAYFACLQVGAIAVPLSFLFGPEALEYRVSDSEASVAIADPQTMPNLAVLRDRLPALRHVIGVAGARESGTLDWDALLAKASDAFECADTAPTDPAVIIYTSGTTGPPKGALMPHSALLGNLPGFECSHDGFPRDGDRFWSPADWAWTGGLWDALMPTLHHGQCILGYRGRFDPEKALVLMEKYAIRNAFLFPTALKMMMKAFPEPRARFALHLRSMMSGGEAVSPAVLDWARSALGVTVNEIFGQTEMNYIVGNSHALWPVRPGSMGRPYPGHRVAVIDDAGQEVPRGTVGDVAVHRQWLDGVDDPVFFLGYWRNEEATRKKFSGDWCRTGDLASMDEDGYLWYQGRADDMFKSAGYRIGPAEIENCLLRHPAVANCAVVPSPDETRGAVVKAFVLLAPGHAPSDALAESIRAHAKAHLAAFQCPKEVEFIEALPMTTTGKVQRNVLRLREEKK; from the coding sequence GTGACGGACCGCTACCGGGAAACCTACCTCGGCTTCCGCTGGCAGGTCCCTCCCCGCTACAACATCGCGCAGTCGGCTTGCCGGCGCTGGTCTTCGGATCCGGCACGCCCCGCGCTGTTGTGGGAAGACGAGTCGGGCGCCACTGCCTCGCTCACCTTCGCGCAGCTCCTCGCGCAGGCCAATCGCTTGTCGAATGCCCTCGCCGCGCTCGGCGTCGCGAGGGGAGACCGCGTGGCGATCCTGCTGCCGCAGCGCCTGGAGACGGCCGTTGCGTACTTCGCATGCCTCCAGGTGGGCGCCATCGCGGTGCCGCTCTCGTTCCTCTTCGGGCCCGAGGCGCTCGAGTACCGGGTGAGCGACAGCGAAGCGAGCGTCGCGATCGCCGATCCGCAGACGATGCCCAACCTCGCGGTCCTGCGCGATCGGCTTCCGGCGCTGCGCCACGTGATCGGCGTCGCCGGCGCGCGTGAGTCGGGCACGCTCGATTGGGACGCGCTGTTGGCGAAGGCGAGCGACGCGTTCGAGTGCGCCGACACCGCGCCCACCGATCCTGCCGTGATCATCTACACCAGCGGCACGACCGGGCCGCCGAAGGGCGCGCTGATGCCGCACTCGGCGCTGCTCGGCAACCTCCCGGGCTTCGAGTGCTCGCACGACGGCTTCCCGCGGGACGGCGATCGCTTCTGGTCGCCCGCGGACTGGGCGTGGACCGGGGGCTTGTGGGACGCGCTCATGCCGACGCTGCACCACGGCCAATGCATCCTCGGTTATCGCGGGCGCTTCGATCCGGAGAAGGCTCTCGTGCTGATGGAGAAGTACGCGATCCGCAACGCCTTCCTGTTCCCCACCGCGCTCAAGATGATGATGAAGGCGTTCCCCGAGCCGCGTGCACGATTCGCACTCCACCTGCGCTCGATGATGAGCGGGGGCGAGGCGGTGAGCCCGGCGGTGCTCGACTGGGCGCGGAGCGCGCTCGGCGTCACGGTGAACGAGATCTTCGGGCAGACCGAGATGAACTACATCGTCGGCAACTCGCACGCGCTGTGGCCCGTGCGGCCCGGCTCGATGGGCCGGCCCTATCCCGGCCATCGTGTCGCGGTGATCGACGATGCGGGCCAGGAAGTGCCGCGCGGCACCGTGGGCGACGTGGCCGTCCATCGCCAATGGCTCGATGGCGTGGACGACCCGGTGTTCTTCCTGGGGTATTGGCGTAATGAGGAGGCGACGCGGAAGAAGTTCTCAGGCGACTGGTGCCGCACCGGCGACCTGGCCTCGATGGATGAGGACGGCTACCTCTGGTACCAGGGCCGCGCCGACGACATGTTCAAGAGCGCGGGCTATCGCATCGGCCCCGCGGAGATCGAGAACTGCCTGCTGCGCCATCCGGCCGTGGCGAACTGTGCGGTCGTGCCGAGTCCCGACGAGACACGGGGCGCGGTCGTGAAGGCGTTCGTCTTACTTGCGCCCGGTCATGCGCCCTCGGATGCGCTCGCGGAATCGATTCGCGCTCACGCGAAGGCGCATCTCGCGGCGTTCCAGTGTCCGAAGGAGGTCGAGTTCATCGAGGCGTTGCCGATGACGACGACGGGCAAGGTGCAGAGGAACGTTCTGCGATTGCGCGAGGAGAAGAAATAA
- the aroQ gene encoding type II 3-dehydroquinate dehydratase: MPKILVLHGPNLNLLGSREPDVYGTDTLASIDQRLQERGKRAGIEVATFQSNAEAPLIERVHAAKSDETAWIIINPAAFTHTSVALRDALAAVGLPFIEVHLSNVHAREAFRKHSYFSDLAAGVVAGFGAQSYELALEAAISRLASKPK; the protein is encoded by the coding sequence ATGCCCAAGATCCTTGTCCTCCACGGGCCCAACCTGAACCTGCTCGGTAGCCGCGAGCCGGACGTGTATGGGACGGATACGCTGGCCTCGATCGACCAGCGCCTGCAGGAGCGGGGAAAGCGGGCCGGCATCGAGGTGGCGACATTCCAGAGCAACGCCGAGGCCCCCCTGATCGAACGGGTCCATGCGGCGAAAAGCGACGAAACAGCCTGGATCATCATCAATCCGGCGGCATTTACACATACCAGCGTCGCCCTCCGGGACGCGCTGGCGGCGGTAGGCCTCCCCTTCATCGAGGTGCACCTGTCCAACGTGCATGCCCGGGAGGCGTTTCGAAAGCATTCGTATTTTTCCGACCTGGCCGCTGGGGTGGTGGCCGGGTTCGGTGCACAGAGCTACGAACTCGCCTTGGAGGCGGCCATCAGCCGTCTTGCGAGCAAGCCGAAATAA
- the accC gene encoding acetyl-CoA carboxylase biotin carboxylase subunit, with the protein MFEKILIANRGEIALRIQRACREMGIKTVAVHSEADADAKYVMLADESVCIGPPPSRDSYLNIPALISAAEVTDAQAIHPGYGFLSENADFAERVENSGFVFIGPTAPLIRMMGDKISAKVAMKKVGIPVVPGSEGAAPDDPKEIRRLAAEIGYPVIIKAAGGGGGRGMRVVHTEAALVNAVTMTRAEAQNAFNNPTVYLEKFLENPRHIEIQVLGDEHKQAIWLGERDCSMQRRHQKIVEEGPAPLVKPRLIERIGERCADACRKLGYRGAGTFEFLYENDEFYFIEMNTRVQVEHPVTELITGVDIVQEQIRIAAGLKLRYRQKDIVKKGHAIECRINAENPYTFVPSPGRITQYHVAGGPGVRYDSHVYDNYYVPPYYDSLIGKLITYGDTREQAIARMRVALSEMVIEGIQTNIPLHQELMNDAAFIRGGVSIHYLEEKIAALKSIQADQ; encoded by the coding sequence ATGTTCGAGAAGATCCTCATCGCCAACCGCGGCGAGATCGCGCTCCGCATCCAGCGCGCCTGCCGCGAGATGGGCATCAAGACGGTCGCGGTGCATTCGGAGGCCGACGCCGACGCCAAGTACGTGATGCTCGCCGACGAGTCGGTGTGCATCGGGCCGCCGCCCTCGCGCGACAGCTACCTCAACATTCCCGCGCTGATCAGCGCCGCCGAGGTCACGGACGCGCAGGCGATCCACCCCGGCTACGGCTTCCTGTCCGAGAACGCGGACTTCGCCGAGCGCGTCGAGAATTCCGGCTTCGTCTTCATCGGCCCCACCGCGCCGCTGATCCGCATGATGGGCGACAAGATCTCCGCCAAGGTCGCGATGAAGAAGGTCGGCATCCCGGTGGTGCCGGGCTCCGAGGGCGCCGCGCCCGACGATCCGAAGGAAATCCGCAGGCTTGCCGCCGAGATCGGCTACCCGGTGATCATCAAGGCCGCCGGTGGCGGCGGCGGGCGCGGCATGCGCGTCGTGCACACCGAGGCCGCCCTGGTGAACGCGGTCACGATGACACGCGCCGAGGCCCAGAACGCGTTCAACAACCCCACCGTGTACCTCGAGAAATTCCTCGAGAACCCGCGCCACATCGAGATCCAGGTGCTGGGCGACGAGCACAAGCAGGCGATCTGGCTGGGCGAGCGCGACTGCTCCATGCAACGCCGCCACCAGAAGATCGTCGAGGAAGGCCCGGCCCCGCTGGTGAAGCCGCGCCTGATCGAGCGGATCGGCGAGCGCTGCGCCGACGCCTGCCGCAAGCTCGGCTATCGCGGCGCCGGCACGTTCGAGTTTCTCTACGAGAACGACGAGTTCTACTTCATCGAGATGAACACGCGCGTGCAGGTCGAGCATCCGGTGACGGAGCTCATCACGGGCGTGGACATCGTGCAGGAGCAGATCCGCATCGCCGCGGGCCTGAAGCTGCGCTACCGCCAGAAGGACATCGTGAAGAAGGGCCACGCGATCGAGTGCCGCATCAACGCGGAGAACCCGTACACGTTCGTGCCCTCGCCGGGACGCATCACGCAGTACCACGTGGCGGGCGGCCCGGGCGTGCGCTACGACTCGCACGTCTACGACAACTACTACGTGCCGCCCTACTACGACTCGCTGATCGGCAAGCTCATCACCTACGGCGACACCCGCGAGCAGGCCATCGCGCGCATGCGCGTGGCGCTCTCCGAGATGGTGATCGAGGGCATCCAGACCAACATCCCGCTCCACCAGGAGCTGATGAACGATGCCGCCTTCATCCGCGGTGGCGTCTCCATCCACTACCTGGAAGAGAAGATCGCGGCCCTGAAGTCCATCCAGGCCGACCAGTAG
- a CDS encoding FxsA family protein — MKRLLLLSILLGFPLLEATVLVRLSSGGHAWWVVAWCVLAACAGVALLKEARFALVARLAAAFSEGRFNIAALVESARTVLAGLLLIFPGVVSDFIALTLLLLPIPRPIVERSTPYPPSRATIIDGEFRRSR; from the coding sequence GTGAAGCGTCTCTTGCTGCTGTCGATTTTACTGGGATTCCCCCTGCTGGAAGCCACGGTGCTCGTGCGCCTGAGCAGCGGAGGCCATGCCTGGTGGGTGGTCGCGTGGTGCGTGCTCGCCGCCTGCGCGGGCGTGGCGCTGCTGAAGGAGGCGCGCTTCGCGCTCGTCGCGCGCCTGGCCGCCGCCTTCTCCGAGGGCCGCTTCAACATCGCCGCGCTGGTGGAAAGCGCGCGCACCGTTCTCGCGGGCCTGCTGCTGATCTTCCCCGGCGTGGTCTCCGACTTCATCGCCCTCACCCTGCTGCTGCTCCCGATCCCGCGCCCGATCGTCGAGCGCTCCACCCCGTATCCCCCGTCGCGCGCCACGATCATCGACGGCGAGTTCCGGCGAAGCCGCTGA